From a single Paraburkholderia edwinii genomic region:
- the pqqD gene encoding pyrroloquinoline quinone biosynthesis peptide chaperone PqqD → MSETNDPNSASNSGAPLDTAARPKLNKLFRMQWEPAQDAHVLLYPEGMVKLNQSAAEILKRCDGAHDVAAIVGDLERSFNATGIAPEVEAFIAHAFARGWLEHSA, encoded by the coding sequence ATGAGCGAAACGAACGATCCAAACTCCGCTTCGAATTCCGGCGCACCGCTCGATACGGCCGCGCGGCCCAAACTGAACAAGCTGTTTCGCATGCAGTGGGAGCCGGCCCAGGATGCGCACGTATTGCTCTATCCAGAAGGTATGGTGAAACTGAACCAGAGCGCCGCGGAAATTCTCAAGCGCTGCGACGGCGCACACGACGTCGCGGCGATCGTCGGCGACCTTGAACGCAGCTTTAACGCGACCGGCATCGCGCCCGAAGTGGAGGCGTTTATCGCCCATGCCTTCGCGCGCGGCTGGCTGGAGCACTCAGCATGA
- the pqqC gene encoding pyrroloquinoline-quinone synthase PqqC, translating to MNSTSATRAPEPPATSLAPDAGAAWSREEFEAQLRAKGRAYHIHHPFNVKMNSGGCSREQIRGWVANRFYYQINIPLKDAAILSNCPDRETRRRWVLRILDHDGYGDDEGGIETWARLGDAVGLSRDELWSLKHVVPGVRFAVDAYVNFARRAPWQEAVCSSLTEIFAPQIHKDRLSTWPTHYPWIESPGLNYFRSRISLAQRDVEHGLAVTLDYFRTREQQERALEILQFKLDILWTMLDAIEKAFPT from the coding sequence ATGAACAGTACGAGCGCGACACGCGCACCCGAACCACCCGCAACATCACTGGCACCCGATGCCGGCGCCGCATGGAGCCGCGAGGAGTTCGAAGCACAGTTGCGCGCGAAAGGCCGCGCGTATCACATCCATCATCCGTTCAACGTGAAGATGAATAGCGGCGGTTGCTCGCGCGAGCAGATTCGCGGCTGGGTGGCGAACCGCTTCTACTACCAGATCAATATTCCGCTCAAGGACGCGGCGATTCTGTCGAACTGCCCGGACCGCGAAACGCGCCGCCGCTGGGTGTTGCGCATTCTCGATCATGACGGCTATGGCGACGACGAAGGCGGCATCGAAACCTGGGCCCGTTTAGGCGACGCTGTCGGTCTGTCGCGCGATGAATTGTGGTCGCTCAAACATGTGGTGCCGGGCGTGCGCTTCGCGGTCGACGCGTACGTGAACTTCGCGCGCCGCGCGCCGTGGCAGGAAGCGGTGTGTTCGTCGCTCACCGAGATTTTCGCGCCGCAGATCCATAAAGACCGTCTGTCGACGTGGCCGACGCATTACCCGTGGATCGAATCGCCGGGCCTCAATTACTTCCGTTCGCGCATTTCGCTGGCGCAGCGTGATGTCGAACATGGGCTCGCCGTCACACTCGACTATTTCCGCACGCGCGAGCAGCAGGAGCGCGCGCTCGAGATTCTGCAATTCAAGCTCGACATTCTGTGGACCATGCTGGACGCAATCGAAAAGGCCTTTCCGACATGA
- the pqqB gene encoding pyrroloquinoline quinone biosynthesis protein PqqB, with the protein MKIRVLGSSAGGGFPQWNCNCGNCSGVRNGTIAAEPRTQSSLAVSVDGVSWLLINASPDILAQLAANPELQPARQARDTGIAAVLLMDAQIDHVTGLLMLRENSARLPIYATDAVWQDLSTGFPVTQILSHYCGVTRHTIALDDAPLEIPALPGVRIEALPLSSKAPPYSPHRNAPERGDNIGLLLTATDSGKRAFYAPGLGALEPHIRDAMRRADLLLVDGTMWTDDEMIRLGLSKKTAADMGHLAQSGPGGMIDVLDGLDRPGARKVLIHINNTNPILVDNGPERRTLTQHGIEVARDGMTFEL; encoded by the coding sequence ATGAAAATCAGGGTTCTCGGTTCATCGGCGGGTGGTGGTTTTCCGCAATGGAATTGCAATTGCGGCAATTGCAGCGGCGTACGCAATGGCACGATCGCGGCAGAGCCGCGCACGCAGTCGTCGCTGGCCGTCAGCGTCGATGGCGTGTCGTGGCTGTTGATCAATGCATCGCCCGACATCCTCGCCCAACTCGCGGCGAACCCTGAACTGCAGCCTGCGCGTCAGGCGCGCGATACCGGCATCGCCGCGGTGCTGCTGATGGATGCGCAGATCGATCACGTCACGGGTCTGCTGATGCTGCGCGAAAACAGCGCGCGGCTGCCGATCTATGCAACGGATGCCGTGTGGCAGGACCTGTCGACTGGCTTTCCGGTCACACAGATTTTGTCGCACTACTGCGGCGTCACACGGCATACGATCGCGCTCGACGACGCGCCGCTCGAAATTCCCGCTCTGCCCGGCGTGCGCATTGAAGCGCTGCCGCTGTCGAGCAAAGCGCCGCCCTACTCGCCGCATCGCAACGCGCCGGAGCGCGGCGACAACATCGGCCTGCTGCTCACGGCCACCGATTCCGGTAAGCGCGCGTTCTATGCGCCGGGTCTCGGCGCGCTCGAACCGCACATACGCGATGCGATGCGCCGCGCGGACCTCCTGCTCGTGGACGGCACGATGTGGACCGACGACGAGATGATCCGCCTGGGTCTGTCGAAGAAAACCGCGGCCGATATGGGTCATCTCGCGCAATCCGGTCCGGGCGGCATGATCGATGTGCTCGACGGGCTCGATCGCCCCGGCGCGCGCAAGGTGCTGATCCATATCAACAACACGAACCCAATTCTGGTCGACAACGGACCCGAGCGCCGCACGCTGACGCAGCACGGCATCGAAGTGGCCCGCGACGGCATGACGTTCGAACTTTGA
- a CDS encoding cytochrome b: MNATHTSEATRTDRAASEPRYSRPLIALHWLIGIAIIAMIAIGLYMVGLPRGLPFKASLINFHKSLGLTIFLLVLLRIVVRTVYGRPPLPPMRAWQRAAARATQGLLYVAMVVMPVTGYLGSSFNTYGTRFWGILLPKWGWDDKGLRHFWFTIHEISAWILIALIVLHIAGALKHQLVDKDGLMRRMLP; encoded by the coding sequence ATGAACGCAACGCATACGAGCGAGGCGACACGCACGGACCGCGCCGCAAGCGAACCACGCTACTCGCGGCCGCTCATCGCGCTGCACTGGCTGATCGGCATTGCCATCATCGCCATGATCGCGATCGGGCTTTATATGGTCGGCTTGCCGCGCGGTCTGCCCTTCAAGGCATCGCTGATCAACTTTCACAAGTCGCTTGGCTTGACGATTTTCCTGCTTGTGCTGTTACGCATCGTGGTCCGTACGGTCTACGGCAGGCCGCCGCTGCCGCCGATGCGAGCGTGGCAACGCGCCGCCGCGCGCGCAACGCAGGGTCTTTTATACGTCGCAATGGTGGTGATGCCGGTGACCGGCTATCTCGGCTCGTCGTTCAACACATACGGCACCCGTTTCTGGGGCATTTTGCTGCCGAAGTGGGGTTGGGACGACAAAGGGCTGCGCCACTTCTGGTTCACGATTCATGAGATCAGCGCGTGGATTCTGATCGCGCTAATCGTGTTGCATATCGCGGGTGCACTCAAGCATCAGCTAGTCGACAAAGACGGACTGATGCGGAGAATGCTACCTTGA
- a CDS encoding formylmethanofuran dehydrogenase subunit C, whose amino-acid sequence MSTTTTLRVKAAPGFRVDGSALLPVALATQSSDEVARTVLHAGNVTCAAGDLFDVSRSDSVEDDQPALVIEGDAPWLDRVGAHLAEGRLRATGATGDYAGFRMTGGALQIGGNAGVFTGCEMRGGQLTVAGNTGDFAAGALPGDIEGMTGGTLAIAGHAGARLGDRMRRGFVLVGGDAGDFAASRLVAGTICVAGRIGAHHAYGMRRGTLLLLREPEHVPPTFTEGGRGFDVFWQLFVRALAALREPFAATGAASGNAALAPFFTLDSRTLPRRLSGDLAVDGRGELLIAHTGSEGAH is encoded by the coding sequence ATGAGCACGACGACGACGCTGCGCGTGAAAGCCGCGCCCGGTTTTCGCGTCGACGGTTCGGCGTTATTGCCGGTCGCGCTCGCAACTCAATCGTCCGACGAGGTGGCGCGCACCGTGCTGCACGCAGGCAACGTGACATGCGCGGCCGGCGACCTGTTCGACGTGTCGCGCAGCGACAGTGTTGAAGACGATCAGCCTGCGTTGGTTATCGAAGGCGATGCGCCGTGGCTAGACCGCGTCGGCGCGCATCTTGCCGAAGGTCGCCTGCGTGCGACAGGCGCCACAGGTGACTACGCAGGCTTCCGCATGACCGGCGGCGCATTGCAGATAGGCGGCAACGCGGGCGTGTTTACCGGCTGCGAGATGCGCGGCGGCCAACTGACGGTGGCCGGCAACACCGGCGATTTTGCTGCCGGCGCGTTGCCTGGCGACATCGAAGGCATGACAGGCGGCACGCTCGCCATAGCCGGCCATGCGGGCGCACGCCTCGGCGACAGAATGCGGCGCGGCTTTGTTCTGGTCGGCGGCGACGCGGGAGATTTTGCCGCCTCACGTCTAGTTGCCGGAACAATTTGCGTAGCAGGACGTATCGGTGCTCACCATGCGTACGGAATGCGGCGCGGCACGCTGTTGCTGCTACGCGAGCCCGAGCATGTACCGCCCACGTTCACCGAAGGCGGCCGCGGCTTCGATGTGTTCTGGCAGCTGTTCGTGCGCGCACTGGCTGCGTTACGCGAACCGTTTGCGGCAACAGGCGCCGCATCGGGAAACGCCGCACTCGCACCGTTTTTTACGCTCGATTCGCGCACGCTGCCGCGCCGCCTGTCGGGCGACCTCGCCGTGGACGGACGCGGGGAATTGCTGATCGCACACACGGGCAGCGAGGGTGCACACTGA
- the fhcD gene encoding formylmethanofuran--tetrahydromethanopterin N-formyltransferase, translating into MQINGTLIDDTFAEAFPMKATRLVITAHTPAWARAAAQSLSGFATSVIDCGCEAGIEREIDTADTPDGRPGIAVLMFAVSSKELAKQIMRRVGQCVLTCPTTAVYSGIDPQTSRAPLSDLAPLGGALRFFGDGWQIAKMLGDTRYWRVPVMDGEFVAEESAVTVKAVGGGNLLLLARDTDHALAAAEAAVAAMHQLPNVITPFPGGVVRSGSKIGSKYAGAVASTNDPFCPTLIGVAKRTELTAEVGCVLEIVIDGLTDADVGAAMTAGMAAASNAGGVLRISAGNYGGKLGPYHFHLRELAASIGSKP; encoded by the coding sequence ATGCAGATCAACGGCACCCTGATCGACGACACGTTTGCGGAAGCCTTCCCGATGAAGGCGACGCGGCTCGTCATCACCGCGCATACGCCCGCGTGGGCACGCGCGGCGGCGCAGTCGCTGTCGGGCTTTGCGACGTCGGTAATCGATTGCGGTTGCGAAGCGGGTATCGAGCGTGAGATCGACACAGCCGACACGCCCGACGGGCGGCCCGGTATCGCCGTGCTGATGTTCGCGGTGTCGTCGAAGGAACTTGCGAAGCAAATCATGCGGCGCGTCGGCCAATGCGTGCTGACATGCCCGACCACTGCCGTCTATAGCGGCATCGATCCGCAAACGAGCCGCGCGCCGCTGTCCGACCTCGCGCCGCTCGGCGGCGCGCTGCGCTTTTTCGGCGACGGCTGGCAGATTGCGAAGATGCTCGGCGACACGCGCTACTGGCGCGTGCCCGTGATGGACGGCGAATTCGTCGCTGAAGAATCGGCGGTAACGGTCAAGGCGGTCGGCGGCGGCAACCTTCTGCTGCTCGCGCGCGATACCGATCATGCGCTCGCCGCCGCCGAAGCCGCGGTTGCCGCAATGCATCAATTGCCGAATGTGATTACGCCGTTTCCGGGCGGCGTCGTGCGTTCGGGTTCGAAGATCGGGTCGAAATATGCGGGCGCGGTGGCGTCCACCAACGATCCGTTCTGCCCGACGCTGATCGGCGTGGCGAAGCGCACCGAGCTCACGGCCGAAGTGGGATGCGTGCTCGAAATCGTGATCGACGGGCTGACCGACGCCGACGTCGGCGCAGCGATGACGGCGGGGATGGCGGCCGCCTCGAACGCGGGCGGCGTACTGCGCATTTCAGCGGGGAATTACGGCGGCAAGCTCGGGCCGTATCACTTCCATTTGCGCGAGCTCGCGGCGTCGATCGGGAGCAAGCCATGA
- a CDS encoding formylmethanofuran dehydrogenase subunit A, whose product MSLTRLTGGILYDPANGVNGERRDLYFRDGRIIDAPAGAAVDHDYDAHGMVVMAGGIDLHSHIGGGKTNLSRLLLPEDHREDRPRDAAYESVRDANGRYLRMPSCGVCAPGTLATGYRYAEMGYTAAFEPAMIASNARHAHLEMGDTPIIDHGAYVMLGNDELFMQMLAAHQDFERLRDYVGWTMHASRALGVKVVNPGGISAFKFNQRALDVDEAHAHYGITPRDILRTLTRALTELRVPHPLHVHSSNLGVPGNIASTIATMDAADGLPIHLTHIQFHSYGTEGPRKFSSGARAIAEAVNARPNVSIDVGQIIFGQTVTASGDTMMQFKNAPLANPRKWILGDIECDAGCGIVPFRYREQSYVNALQWIIGLEIFLLVDDPWRVSMTTDHPNGAPFTSYPHLIRLLMDKPFRDAQLEKLHPEAKVASVLAELKREFSLYEIAIITRAGPARLLGLADRGQLGAGAAADIAVYRDDADRERMFTSPAYVFKDGELVARDGNLVSTPTGGIHYVSPEFDRGIAQTVREFSEANLVGGFRNATISDDEICACCRGGRLLPVECFTHGAARAAAPSGSPPASLSPAKRS is encoded by the coding sequence ATGAGCCTCACGCGTTTAACAGGCGGCATCCTCTACGACCCGGCCAACGGCGTGAACGGCGAGCGCCGTGACCTGTACTTCCGCGACGGCCGCATCATCGACGCGCCCGCCGGCGCCGCCGTGGACCACGACTACGACGCGCACGGCATGGTCGTGATGGCCGGCGGCATCGACCTGCATTCGCATATCGGCGGCGGCAAAACGAATCTCTCGCGCCTGCTATTGCCCGAAGACCATCGCGAAGACCGACCGCGCGACGCCGCCTATGAATCGGTGCGCGACGCCAACGGGCGCTATCTGCGCATGCCGTCGTGCGGCGTCTGCGCGCCGGGCACGCTCGCCACCGGCTACCGTTACGCGGAAATGGGCTATACGGCTGCGTTCGAGCCGGCCATGATCGCGTCGAACGCGCGCCATGCGCATCTCGAGATGGGCGACACGCCGATCATCGATCACGGCGCGTACGTGATGCTCGGCAACGACGAACTGTTTATGCAGATGCTCGCCGCGCATCAGGACTTCGAACGCTTGCGCGACTATGTCGGCTGGACCATGCATGCGAGCCGCGCGCTCGGCGTGAAGGTCGTGAACCCGGGCGGCATTTCGGCGTTCAAGTTCAACCAGCGCGCGCTCGACGTCGACGAAGCGCACGCGCATTACGGCATCACGCCGCGCGACATTCTGCGGACGCTGACGCGCGCGCTCACCGAGCTACGCGTCCCGCATCCGCTGCATGTGCATTCGAGCAATCTCGGCGTGCCCGGCAATATCGCCTCCACGATCGCGACCATGGACGCTGCCGACGGCCTGCCGATTCATCTGACGCATATCCAGTTTCACAGTTACGGCACCGAAGGTCCGCGCAAATTTTCGTCGGGCGCGCGCGCGATTGCGGAAGCGGTGAATGCACGGCCCAATGTCTCGATCGACGTCGGCCAGATCATTTTCGGCCAGACCGTCACCGCGTCCGGCGACACGATGATGCAGTTCAAAAACGCGCCGCTCGCGAACCCGCGCAAATGGATTCTGGGCGACATCGAATGCGATGCGGGCTGCGGCATCGTGCCGTTCCGTTACCGCGAGCAAAGCTATGTGAATGCGCTGCAATGGATCATCGGGCTGGAGATCTTCCTGCTCGTCGACGACCCGTGGCGCGTCTCGATGACCACCGACCATCCGAACGGCGCGCCGTTCACGAGCTATCCGCACCTCATCCGGCTGTTGATGGACAAGCCGTTTCGCGATGCGCAGCTCGAGAAACTGCATCCGGAGGCGAAAGTCGCGAGCGTGCTTGCGGAATTGAAGCGTGAGTTCTCGCTGTACGAGATCGCCATCATCACGCGCGCGGGTCCGGCACGGCTGCTCGGCCTTGCCGACCGCGGGCAGCTCGGCGCCGGCGCTGCCGCCGATATCGCCGTCTATCGCGACGATGCCGATCGCGAGCGCATGTTCACCTCGCCCGCCTATGTGTTCAAGGACGGCGAACTCGTCGCGCGCGACGGCAATCTCGTTTCGACGCCGACCGGCGGCATTCACTATGTCTCGCCTGAATTCGATCGCGGCATCGCGCAGACCGTGCGCGAATTCAGCGAAGCGAACCTCGTCGGCGGCTTCAGAAACGCGACGATCAGCGACGACGAAATCTGCGCGTGCTGCCGCGGTGGCCGCCTGCTGCCCGTCGAATGTTTTACGCATGGCGCCGCGCGCGCGGCCGCGCCATCGGGCTCGCCACCGGCGTCGTTATCGCCGGCCAAACGGTCTTAG
- a CDS encoding formylmethanofuran dehydrogenase, translating into MELAVSRVMHDPTSPAPTAGQSAAPAARPASAASAASTAASASTAASAESVTRDWTCPFCPLLCDDIEARVSDDATLAAPATDCPRLADALKHYGAADRSSAPSIDGQPVALEDALAQTADILARAQRPLFGACATDVAGARALYTLAAACGAMLDTLHGDALSAATLALQDRGAFFTTLSEVRSRADLLIVFGCSPSQRHPRFYERALADTGSHVRPRTICFVGCDVDPAATHAAQVTCESILADATPHDLLAIWSAIAEGRHASVFEMVPAQTQAQARTQAQASQASQAAKTSSIAQIAAQLAALSERIASASYTAFIYEPAALPQPHAALLIEALHRIVKAINRTSRAGALTLGGADGTLTANQTVTWLSGFPLRTRVSRPDRPEGTPPLEHDPYRYRTERLLDAREVDVLLWVTSFAPHPLPAALDPQVPAIALGPPALANTFAQAASIAPRRAPTVFIPVATPGIDSDGHLFRLDTSVVTPLHAARQGANLRTVAAIAADLAERIASARGQS; encoded by the coding sequence ATGGAGCTTGCTGTATCGCGCGTCATGCACGATCCAACCTCCCCCGCGCCGACTGCCGGTCAGTCGGCCGCGCCTGCTGCGCGGCCGGCATCCGCGGCATCTGCTGCGTCTACGGCTGCGTCTGCATCTACCGCCGCGTCTGCCGAATCGGTCACGCGCGACTGGACCTGCCCCTTCTGCCCGCTGCTGTGCGACGACATCGAAGCCCGCGTCAGCGACGACGCGACGCTTGCCGCGCCCGCCACCGATTGCCCGCGTCTTGCCGACGCGCTCAAGCACTACGGCGCCGCCGATCGCAGCAGCGCGCCGTCAATCGACGGCCAGCCCGTCGCACTTGAGGATGCACTCGCGCAAACAGCCGATATCCTTGCGCGCGCACAGCGGCCGCTATTCGGCGCATGTGCGACCGACGTAGCGGGCGCGCGCGCGCTCTATACGCTTGCCGCCGCGTGCGGCGCGATGCTCGACACGCTGCACGGCGATGCATTGAGCGCGGCGACGCTCGCACTGCAAGACCGCGGCGCGTTCTTTACGACCTTGTCCGAAGTGCGCTCGCGTGCCGATCTGCTGATCGTGTTCGGTTGTTCGCCTTCGCAACGTCATCCGCGTTTTTATGAGCGCGCGTTGGCCGACACGGGCAGTCACGTCAGGCCGCGCACGATCTGCTTCGTCGGCTGCGACGTCGATCCAGCGGCGACCCACGCCGCGCAAGTGACCTGCGAATCGATCCTTGCCGACGCCACACCGCATGATCTGCTTGCGATATGGTCCGCAATCGCGGAAGGCCGCCACGCGAGTGTCTTTGAAATGGTCCCTGCGCAAACGCAAGCCCAAGCGCGAACTCAAGCGCAAGCGTCGCAGGCCTCGCAAGCCGCTAAGACCTCATCGATCGCACAGATTGCGGCACAACTCGCCGCCCTAAGCGAACGCATCGCGTCCGCGAGCTACACCGCGTTTATCTACGAGCCCGCGGCCCTGCCGCAGCCGCACGCCGCATTGCTGATCGAAGCGCTGCACCGCATCGTCAAAGCGATCAACCGAACGAGCCGTGCAGGCGCACTGACGCTCGGCGGCGCGGACGGCACGCTAACCGCGAATCAGACGGTCACGTGGCTTTCGGGCTTTCCGCTTCGCACACGCGTATCGCGCCCCGATCGGCCCGAAGGCACGCCGCCGCTCGAACACGACCCCTATCGCTATCGAACCGAACGCCTGCTCGACGCGCGCGAAGTCGACGTCTTGCTTTGGGTCACGAGCTTCGCACCGCATCCGCTGCCTGCCGCGCTCGATCCGCAAGTGCCGGCGATCGCACTCGGACCACCGGCTTTGGCGAACACCTTCGCGCAGGCAGCGTCAATCGCACCGCGCCGCGCACCGACCGTGTTTATTCCGGTCGCGACACCGGGCATTGATAGCGACGGCCATCTGTTCCGGCTCGACACGTCTGTGGTCACGCCATTGCACGCAGCGCGGCAAGGCGCAAATCTACGCACTGTCGCCGCCATCGCGGCTGATCTCGCCGAGCGCATCGCAAGCGCGAGGGGCCAATCATGA